One part of the Acidobacteriota bacterium genome encodes these proteins:
- the lptB gene encoding LPS export ABC transporter ATP-binding protein, producing the protein MASLKTSDLTKSYGRRTVVSGVSLEVRPGEVVGLLGPNGAGKTTTFYMVVGLTPPDSGRVLLDDEDITGHPMYVRAKRGIGYLPQEPSVFRGLTVRQNILAILETLKLPRAERRRRADDLLAELHLKPLADARAHSLSGGERRRVEITRALVMSPSFILLDEPFAGIDPIAVADIQGIIFHLKERGIGVLMTDHNVRETLKITDRAYIIHDGHVFKNGTPDELAGDEAVKRIFLGADFRLD; encoded by the coding sequence ATGGCTTCCCTCAAGACTTCAGACCTCACCAAGTCGTACGGCCGGCGCACCGTCGTCAGCGGCGTCAGCCTTGAGGTCCGTCCGGGCGAGGTGGTCGGCCTGCTCGGCCCGAACGGTGCGGGCAAGACAACTACCTTCTACATGGTCGTTGGCCTGACTCCGCCCGACTCGGGACGAGTGTTGCTTGACGACGAAGACATCACCGGCCACCCGATGTACGTCCGTGCGAAGCGGGGTATTGGGTATCTCCCGCAGGAGCCCTCCGTGTTCCGCGGCCTGACCGTCAGGCAGAACATCCTCGCGATCCTCGAAACGCTCAAGCTACCGCGTGCTGAACGCCGACGCCGGGCCGACGATCTGCTCGCCGAACTGCATCTCAAGCCGCTCGCCGACGCCCGGGCGCACTCGCTTTCCGGAGGAGAGCGCCGACGGGTAGAGATCACCCGGGCACTGGTGATGTCGCCCTCGTTCATTCTGCTCGACGAACCCTTCGCCGGCATCGATCCGATCGCTGTGGCAGATATTCAGGGGATCATCTTCCACCTCAAGGAGCGGGGAATCGGCGTACTGATGACCGACCACAACGTCCGCGAGACGCTCAAGATCACCGACCGGGCGTACATCATCCATGACGGTCACGTGTTCAAGAATGGGACGCCGGACGAACTGGCGGGCGATGAAGCGGTCAAGCGTATCTTCCTTGGTGCCGACTTCCGACTCGACTGA
- the guaA gene encoding glutamine-hydrolyzing GMP synthase codes for MNHQTILVLDFGSQYTQLIARRLRELSVYSEIVPFDTGAAAIVERRAAGVILSGGPSSLSDEGAPLVDRAIFEAGVPVLGICYGMQTMTDALGGGVVPATEREYGDATVTLCERDGLFDGVPETLRVWASHGDRISKAPPGFIVTASSPNAPVAAMADPQRRLYGLLFHPEVVHTEHGAEILRNFAGRVCGCAGDWTMASFIEEATERIDAQVGPDGRVVCGLSGGVDSTVAALLIHRAIGDRLTCIFVDNGLLRLNEAKQVEERFTTRMHLPLVCEDASDTFLTALDGVTDPEAKRKIIGRTFIDVFESVAARLGGFDFLAQGTLYPDVIESVSVVGPSSAIKSHHNVGGLPERLRFRLIEPLRELFKDEVRALGEELGLETDFVWRQPFPGPGLAVRILGEVTHDRLDLLRLADAIVVDEVRQAGLYRKTWQSFAVLLPVQSVGVMGDGRTYEYTVAVRAVESRDGMTADWARLPHDLLAAISSRIVNEVHGINRVVYDISSKPPSTIEWE; via the coding sequence GTGAACCATCAAACCATTCTGGTTCTCGACTTCGGATCCCAATACACCCAGCTGATCGCCAGGCGCCTGCGCGAACTGTCGGTCTACTCCGAGATCGTCCCCTTCGATACGGGCGCCGCGGCGATCGTCGAGCGAAGAGCGGCGGGAGTGATCCTGTCCGGCGGGCCGTCGAGCCTTTCCGATGAGGGGGCGCCTCTGGTCGACCGGGCAATCTTCGAAGCCGGCGTACCGGTACTGGGTATCTGCTACGGCATGCAGACGATGACCGACGCGCTGGGCGGCGGAGTCGTGCCGGCAACCGAGCGTGAGTACGGAGACGCCACCGTCACGCTATGCGAGCGGGACGGGCTGTTCGACGGAGTCCCGGAGACGCTTCGCGTCTGGGCAAGCCATGGCGACCGGATCAGCAAAGCGCCGCCCGGCTTCATCGTCACCGCATCCAGCCCGAACGCGCCGGTGGCGGCCATGGCAGACCCCCAACGCCGACTCTACGGCCTGCTGTTTCACCCCGAAGTAGTCCACACGGAGCATGGCGCGGAAATCCTGCGCAACTTCGCCGGCCGCGTCTGCGGCTGTGCCGGCGACTGGACGATGGCCTCGTTTATCGAGGAGGCGACCGAACGGATCGATGCGCAGGTGGGACCGGACGGACGCGTGGTCTGCGGGCTGAGCGGCGGTGTCGATTCCACCGTCGCCGCCCTTCTGATCCATCGCGCCATCGGTGACCGCCTGACCTGCATTTTTGTCGATAACGGCCTGCTGCGACTGAACGAAGCAAAGCAGGTAGAGGAACGCTTCACCACCCGGATGCATCTACCGCTCGTGTGCGAGGATGCCTCCGACACGTTCCTGACGGCGCTCGATGGCGTCACCGATCCCGAGGCAAAGCGGAAGATCATCGGCCGTACCTTCATCGACGTCTTCGAGTCGGTAGCGGCGCGGCTCGGCGGGTTCGACTTCCTGGCACAGGGGACGCTCTATCCCGACGTCATCGAGAGCGTGTCCGTAGTCGGCCCGTCATCGGCGATCAAGAGTCATCACAACGTGGGTGGCCTGCCCGAACGCCTCCGGTTCAGGCTCATAGAGCCTCTGCGTGAACTGTTCAAGGACGAGGTTCGCGCCCTGGGAGAGGAGTTGGGACTGGAGACGGACTTCGTTTGGCGCCAGCCGTTTCCCGGTCCGGGCCTCGCCGTACGCATCCTGGGGGAGGTGACCCACGACCGCCTCGATCTGCTGCGGCTCGCAGATGCCATCGTCGTGGACGAGGTCCGGCAGGCGGGGCTGTACCGAAAGACCTGGCAATCCTTCGCCGTCCTCTTGCCGGTGCAGAGCGTGGGTGTCATGGGGGACGGCCGGACGTACGAGTACACGGTGGCTGTCCGTGCGGTCGAAAGCCGCGACGGTATGACCGCCGACTGGGCGCGCCTGCCCCATGATCTGCTGGCTGCCATCTCGTCGCGCATAGTGAACGAGGTGCACGGCATAAACCGCGTCGTCTACGACATCAGTTCCAAGCCCCCCTCCACTATCGAGTGGGAATAG
- the dnaE gene encoding DNA polymerase III subunit alpha: MADFVHLHLHTEFSLLDGACRIGEMLDRAAELKMPAVAVTEHGNLFSAVTFHDAARERGIKPIIGCEVYVAPHDRRDRSGQPGDTANHLVLLASNETGYRNLIKLVSSGYTDGFYYKPRIDKDLLAQHAGGLIGLSACLKGEVAQRITRQQINEARAAAATFRDILGAENFYLEMQYQGIPDQQVVNRGLQPIAADLNLPLVCTNDVHYLQQADFEPHDVLLCIGTGKNVDDEKRLRYHGDQFFLKTPEEMAAVFGDFPEALSNTLAIAERCNVQIPGDNYHLPRFDVPDPFTGPDDYFAHVTREGFTHRRARLEDLAARGLLKHGLDEYDQRLQYEIGVIQNMGFAGYFLIVWDFIRYARERGVPVGPGRGSAAGSLVAYALRITDIDPLEYDLIFERFLNPERISLPDIDIDFCERRRGEIIDYVTRKYGRENVAQIITFGTMKARAVVRDVGRVQGLSYAEADRVAKQIPSALDMTLEKALKENAVLRDMEQGDPKVQNLLRVARRLEGVTRHASVHAAGVVIAPEAISEFAPLYKSQKDEITTQWGWKEIERVGLLKMDFLGLSTLTLLHDAVEMIERTTGNRVALDGLPLDDAPTYRLFTDAQTNGIFQFESSGMRDVLRKAKPQRFDDLIALNALYRPGPLGGGVISDYIRQKEGSQKITHPTPELEPILRETYGVIAYQEQVMRIAGELAGFSMGQADILRKAMGKKNEAVMEGQREPFMQGALKEGLQHETAKVLFDRIKHFAGYGFNKSHSTAYALLAYQTAYLKVHYPAHFMAALLTIERQNTDKVALYLSECRDLGVTVLPPDINESDWPFSVTPDEVRFGLCAVKNVGDGAVEAILESRRRVGRFTSLHHFCEEVSLRQVNKKAVESLVKAGAFNSCRPEADPAGANGASGRRWSAQVLAAIDPALEQGARRQQDRAQGQHDLFGDGEGSSLNEAARRLPDARPWTEAEQLAHEKEALGFYLSGHPIDRFRDDLARADVRAIDTLDRPAKSTRVGGIIAAIRRLKTKKGDPMAVVTVEDRGGRIEAVVFPEAYRKYGSMLDADRLVVVEGKLEVDEDEPRLTVNEVKALDTVLGEAGRFLAIHVASPPADKATFVALAEVLGRHYGGGKVAIDIELRDQVPPIRVRAELSRARVNPSEALVADVEAVCGKGAVTW; the protein is encoded by the coding sequence GTGGCCGACTTCGTTCACCTTCATCTGCATACCGAATTCTCACTCCTTGACGGTGCCTGCCGCATTGGCGAGATGCTCGACCGCGCGGCGGAGCTGAAAATGCCGGCGGTGGCCGTCACCGAACATGGGAACCTCTTTTCAGCAGTCACCTTTCACGATGCGGCACGAGAGCGGGGGATCAAGCCCATCATCGGATGCGAGGTGTACGTCGCTCCTCACGACCGGCGCGACCGTAGCGGACAGCCAGGCGATACGGCGAACCATCTTGTGCTGCTCGCGTCGAACGAGACCGGCTACCGCAACCTGATCAAGCTGGTCTCATCCGGCTACACCGACGGCTTCTACTACAAGCCGCGGATCGACAAGGATCTCCTCGCTCAACACGCCGGCGGATTGATCGGGCTGAGCGCCTGCCTCAAGGGAGAAGTAGCGCAGCGTATCACTCGCCAGCAGATCAACGAGGCTCGCGCCGCAGCCGCCACGTTTCGCGACATCCTCGGCGCCGAGAACTTCTACCTGGAGATGCAGTACCAGGGGATCCCCGATCAACAGGTGGTCAACCGGGGACTGCAACCGATCGCGGCGGACCTCAACCTTCCCCTCGTATGCACGAATGACGTTCATTACCTGCAACAGGCGGATTTTGAGCCGCACGACGTTCTGCTGTGCATCGGCACCGGCAAGAACGTAGACGACGAGAAACGACTCCGCTACCACGGCGATCAGTTCTTCCTCAAGACACCGGAGGAGATGGCGGCTGTCTTTGGCGACTTCCCGGAAGCGCTCAGCAATACCCTGGCGATCGCGGAACGATGCAACGTGCAGATTCCGGGGGACAACTATCACCTGCCGCGCTTCGACGTACCCGATCCCTTCACGGGCCCGGACGACTACTTTGCGCACGTCACGCGGGAGGGATTCACCCACCGGCGGGCCCGGCTCGAGGATCTCGCGGCCCGCGGCCTGCTGAAGCATGGCCTCGATGAGTACGATCAACGGCTCCAGTACGAGATCGGCGTGATCCAGAACATGGGTTTCGCCGGTTACTTCCTGATCGTCTGGGACTTCATACGGTACGCGCGAGAGCGGGGCGTACCCGTCGGTCCCGGACGCGGATCGGCGGCCGGCAGCCTGGTTGCCTATGCTCTGCGGATCACCGACATTGATCCCCTGGAGTACGACCTGATCTTCGAGCGGTTCCTCAATCCGGAACGCATCTCGCTGCCTGACATCGATATCGATTTCTGCGAACGGCGGCGCGGCGAGATCATCGACTACGTCACCCGCAAGTACGGCCGCGAGAACGTGGCCCAGATCATCACGTTCGGGACGATGAAGGCACGCGCGGTAGTGCGGGACGTCGGTCGCGTGCAGGGGCTGTCCTACGCGGAGGCGGACCGGGTCGCTAAACAGATCCCGTCGGCGCTCGACATGACGCTCGAGAAGGCGCTCAAGGAAAACGCCGTGCTTCGCGACATGGAACAGGGCGACCCGAAGGTGCAGAACCTGCTCAGGGTGGCGCGCCGTCTCGAGGGGGTGACGCGCCACGCGTCCGTTCACGCCGCCGGGGTCGTGATCGCCCCGGAAGCGATCTCGGAGTTCGCTCCGCTCTACAAGAGCCAGAAGGACGAGATCACGACCCAATGGGGCTGGAAGGAAATCGAGCGGGTCGGGCTGCTCAAGATGGACTTCCTCGGCCTCAGCACGCTGACGCTTCTGCACGACGCAGTGGAGATGATTGAGCGGACGACAGGGAACCGCGTTGCCCTTGATGGTCTCCCGCTCGATGACGCCCCCACCTACCGGCTGTTCACAGACGCGCAGACAAACGGCATCTTCCAGTTCGAGAGCTCCGGCATGCGCGATGTGCTGCGCAAGGCGAAGCCACAACGGTTCGACGATCTGATTGCCCTCAACGCCCTGTATCGGCCCGGCCCGCTCGGTGGCGGCGTCATCAGCGACTACATCAGGCAGAAGGAGGGCTCGCAGAAGATCACGCACCCCACTCCGGAGCTCGAACCGATTCTGCGGGAGACCTATGGCGTGATTGCCTACCAGGAGCAGGTGATGCGGATCGCCGGCGAACTGGCCGGCTTTTCCATGGGCCAGGCGGACATCCTCCGCAAGGCCATGGGCAAGAAGAACGAAGCCGTAATGGAAGGGCAACGCGAGCCGTTCATGCAGGGGGCACTGAAGGAAGGCCTGCAGCACGAAACGGCGAAAGTGCTCTTCGACCGAATCAAGCACTTCGCCGGTTACGGCTTCAACAAGAGCCACTCGACGGCTTATGCGCTCCTGGCATACCAGACGGCCTACCTGAAGGTGCATTACCCGGCCCACTTCATGGCGGCGCTGTTGACCATCGAACGACAGAACACGGACAAGGTCGCGCTCTACCTGTCCGAGTGCCGCGACCTTGGCGTAACGGTGCTGCCACCGGACATCAATGAAAGCGACTGGCCGTTCAGCGTCACGCCGGACGAGGTTCGATTCGGCCTTTGCGCCGTGAAGAACGTTGGCGACGGCGCGGTCGAGGCGATTCTCGAGTCACGGCGGCGGGTAGGCCGCTTCACGTCGCTCCATCATTTCTGCGAAGAGGTGAGCCTCAGGCAAGTCAACAAGAAGGCCGTGGAAAGCCTGGTAAAGGCGGGTGCGTTCAACTCCTGTCGGCCGGAGGCCGATCCGGCGGGCGCAAATGGCGCCAGCGGGAGACGCTGGAGCGCACAGGTGCTCGCAGCTATCGATCCCGCGCTCGAACAGGGCGCCCGGCGCCAGCAGGATCGCGCCCAGGGTCAGCATGACCTGTTCGGCGACGGCGAGGGAAGCTCGCTGAACGAAGCGGCGAGGCGGCTTCCGGACGCTCGGCCCTGGACAGAGGCCGAACAGCTCGCTCACGAGAAGGAAGCGCTCGGCTTCTACCTGAGCGGACACCCAATCGACCGGTTTCGTGATGATCTGGCGCGCGCGGACGTACGGGCAATCGACACGCTGGACCGTCCGGCTAAATCCACGCGTGTCGGCGGCATCATCGCCGCCATCCGCCGCCTGAAGACGAAGAAAGGGGACCCGATGGCGGTGGTCACGGTTGAAGACCGTGGCGGCCGGATTGAGGCGGTGGTCTTCCCGGAGGCCTACCGGAAGTACGGCAGCATGCTCGACGCCGATCGGCTGGTGGTGGTGGAAGGAAAACTCGAGGTGGACGAAGACGAGCCCCGACTCACCGTGAACGAGGTGAAGGCGCTCGATACGGTGCTCGGCGAGGCGGGTCGCTTCCTCGCAATCCATGTGGCGTCGCCTCCCGCCGACAAGGCGACCTTCGTCGCACTCGCCGAGGTGTTGGGGCGGCACTACGGCGGCGGGAAGGTAGCGATCGACATAGAGCTCCGCGATCAGGTGCCACCCATCCGCGTTCGCGCAGAGTTGAGTCGGGCACGCGTCAATCCGTCGGAGGCCCTGGTCGCTGATGTCGAAGCTGTCTGCGGCAAAGGGGCCGTCACCTGGTAG
- the recJ gene encoding single-stranded-DNA-specific exonuclease RecJ: protein MSKLSAAKGPSPGSSAVNNGGATNSESNATVWRHLPPGDRAAAKHIERELGIHATVARLLVQRGLADPAAAERFLHPGLDQLHDPSRLNDLDRAVDRLQQAIERREPIAIHGDYDADGVSATVMLRRVLELLGADVTHFIPERLTDGYGLQPDTIDRLKAGGRCVIVTVDCGIRSDAAAERARALGVDLIVTDHHEPGPTLPPALAVVNPRRADSVYPDRNLAGAGVAFKVAQALCQRTDRAAWLPALSKLAAIGTLADAVPLLGENRIIARIGLEQLSQGPNSVGLQALLETCGLAGEAIDSDAVAFRIAPRINAAGRMQSPELATRLLLATGDAASTDARQLAETLDNENTRRRAEETAIAAEARRTVENDPQLSAERLLVVWGEEWHRGVIGIVASKLVETFGRPAIVLSVDGAVAHGSGRSVPGFNLLGALESCADLFTRFGGHRQAAGMEIRSERLLTLRRRLAAYAAERIDPEALGPQLTVDAPLPLDAINSAFIHGLTAMEPFGQGNPRPVFCAERVDVVEGPRPLKERHLQMTVRQGAARFRAVAWRAAERIDRYTDRGDGINLAFSLSENRFRGSVYTELTVADAMPAR from the coding sequence ATGTCGAAGCTGTCTGCGGCAAAGGGGCCGTCACCTGGTAGCAGCGCGGTGAACAACGGCGGCGCTACGAACTCCGAGAGCAACGCAACCGTCTGGCGGCATCTCCCGCCGGGCGACCGCGCGGCGGCGAAGCATATCGAACGGGAACTAGGGATCCATGCGACGGTCGCCCGGCTCCTGGTACAACGGGGCCTCGCGGATCCAGCCGCAGCCGAACGCTTTCTCCATCCCGGCCTGGATCAGCTCCACGACCCGTCGCGGCTGAACGATCTCGACCGAGCCGTAGATCGGCTGCAGCAGGCAATAGAACGGCGCGAACCGATCGCGATTCACGGTGACTACGACGCCGACGGCGTGAGCGCCACCGTCATGCTGCGTCGCGTGCTGGAACTGTTGGGTGCCGACGTCACCCACTTCATACCGGAACGGCTGACCGACGGCTATGGGCTCCAGCCAGACACGATTGACCGGCTGAAGGCCGGCGGCCGGTGCGTCATTGTGACAGTCGACTGTGGCATCCGCAGCGACGCGGCGGCGGAGCGGGCGCGCGCGCTCGGCGTTGACCTGATCGTCACCGATCACCACGAGCCGGGACCAACATTGCCCCCTGCGCTTGCCGTCGTGAATCCCCGGCGGGCGGACAGCGTCTATCCCGACCGGAACCTGGCTGGCGCCGGCGTCGCCTTCAAGGTAGCGCAGGCGCTCTGCCAGCGGACGGACCGTGCTGCGTGGTTGCCAGCGTTGAGCAAACTGGCGGCAATCGGCACGCTGGCCGATGCCGTGCCGCTCCTGGGTGAGAATCGGATCATCGCCAGAATAGGCTTGGAGCAACTCTCGCAAGGACCGAATTCGGTTGGGCTGCAGGCGCTTCTCGAAACGTGCGGACTGGCCGGGGAGGCAATTGACAGCGACGCGGTTGCTTTCCGAATCGCGCCCCGCATCAACGCGGCCGGCCGTATGCAGTCGCCCGAGCTGGCGACCCGCCTGCTGCTGGCGACGGGCGACGCGGCGTCCACCGATGCCAGGCAGCTGGCCGAGACCCTGGACAACGAGAATACGCGGCGCCGCGCCGAGGAAACGGCTATTGCTGCGGAAGCGCGACGGACGGTGGAGAACGACCCGCAACTATCGGCCGAACGCCTGCTCGTGGTCTGGGGCGAGGAATGGCATCGCGGCGTCATAGGAATCGTGGCCTCGAAGCTGGTGGAGACGTTCGGACGGCCGGCGATCGTACTGTCCGTCGACGGTGCGGTGGCTCACGGCTCGGGGCGCAGCGTTCCCGGCTTCAATCTGCTCGGGGCACTCGAGAGCTGCGCCGATCTCTTCACGCGCTTCGGAGGGCACCGCCAGGCGGCCGGTATGGAGATCCGGTCCGAGCGGCTGCTCACGCTGCGTCGACGTCTTGCCGCCTACGCCGCGGAACGGATCGATCCGGAAGCGCTCGGCCCGCAGCTGACGGTCGACGCGCCGCTGCCGCTCGACGCGATCAACAGCGCGTTCATTCACGGCCTGACCGCCATGGAACCGTTCGGTCAGGGAAATCCGCGGCCGGTTTTCTGCGCCGAGCGAGTCGATGTGGTCGAGGGACCGCGCCCGTTGAAAGAACGCCACCTGCAGATGACGGTCCGCCAGGGCGCGGCGCGCTTCCGGGCCGTTGCCTGGCGGGCGGCCGAGCGGATCGATCGATACACCGATCGGGGTGACGGAATCAATCTCGCCTTCTCGTTGAGCGAGAACCGTTTCCGGGGAAGCGTCTACACCGAACTGACCGTTGCTGATGCGATGCCCGCCCGATAG